A window from Malania oleifera isolate guangnan ecotype guangnan chromosome 7, ASM2987363v1, whole genome shotgun sequence encodes these proteins:
- the LOC131160693 gene encoding gamma carbonic anhydrase-like 2, mitochondrial gives MSTLARLSKKALTATLPSQRVLSRTLAAGASATVKSITESPDRVKWDYRGQRRVIPLGQWLPKIAVDAYVAPNVVLAGQVAVLDGSSVWNGSVLRGDLNKITLGFCSNVQERCVVHAAWSSPTGLPAETSIERFVTVGAYCLLRSCTIEPECIIGQHSILMEGSLVESHSILEACSVVPPGRRIPTGELWAGNPARFIRTLTHEETLEIPKLAVAINDLSKSHFSEFLPYSTVYLEVEKLKKSLGISI, from the exons ATGTCGACTCTAGCTCGGCTGTCCAAAAAAGCCCTAACCGCCACACTCCCGTCCCAACGCGTTCTCAGCCGCACTCTCGCCGCGGGAGCGTCGGCGACGGTGAAGAGCATAACGGAGTCGCCGGACCGAGTGAAATGGGACTACAGGGGACAGAGGAGGGTGATCCCTCTCGGACAGTGGCTCCCCAAGATCGCCGTTGACGCTTACGTGGCTCCCAACGTCGTCCTCGCCGGTCAGGTCGCCGTCCTTGACGGCTCCTCCGTCTGGAACGGCTCGGTTCTCCGCGGCGATCTCAACAAGATCACTCTCGGATTCTGTTCCAACGTCCAGGAGAGGTGTGTTGTCCATGCCGCTTGGTCTTCGCCTACAG GACTGCCAGCAGAGACATCAATTGAAAGGTTTGTGACGGTTGGTGCATACTGTCTCTTGAGGTCCTGCACAATTGAACCAGAGTGCATTATAGGGCAGCATTCCATCCTCATGGAAGGTTCTTTGGTGGAGAGCCACTCTATCCTTGAAGCTTGCTCTGTGGTTCCCCCTGGCAGGAGGATTCCAACTGGTGAACTTTGGGCTGGGAACCCGGCAAGGTTTATAAGGACCTTGACCCATGAAGAGACCTTAGAGATCCCTAAACTTGCTGTTGCAATTAATGATCTGAGCAAAAGCCATTTCTCTGAGTTCCTCCCTTACTCCACCGTATACCTGGAGGTCGAGAAGTTAAAGAAGTCCCTGGGGATTTCTATTTGA